GTCAACGTTCGAGTGATGACAGAAAAAGATTGGATCTCTAGCAGCTGAGTAGAAATTGCCCATGTCTTCAGAGTTTGGTTGAGTGTTGTCGCCTGTCCAGATATGAACTGGACCGTGTGGAATATTCTCAATTGGACCTGGTTCAGGGCCTGGTTCATCACCAGCACGGTATGCACCTCCGAAAAAAAGCCTAGCAGTCTTGCCATTGGACACCATTTGCCTGTACATAATGGTAAGGTTGCTAGATATCTGCTCTCGGTTTGAAGTGGGGGTGTCCGTGCCACTCCAATCAAGATCAAGCAATGTTGGTGGTTGGTGATTCTTGTTGCGGAGACTATCATACAGTGGTGAATTAGGATCAGCATACATGGCTGGCAAGAGCATGCCACCAGGAGAATCCCAGTTCCAGAAAGGCAAAGCAAAAGTTGGATCATCAATCAATTTCCCTAAGATTTTCTCGTAGAAGTAAAGATAGTATCTATGGAAAGGATAGAAGAGCCAAGAGTTGTGAACTTGAATTTCTAAATTAGGTAACCCAACTTGGTCATAAGCACCATTACAATAAGCACAGTGAACATCGGCTTGTTGCATGAAGCTACGTGGATCATCTTCTGGGAGAGCTTTCATGAGCTCAATGGCTTTGCTGTATTTAGCTATGTAGTCTTTATCAGCTAAATGAGCTGCTGGTCTGACACGTAATGGAGCATTTGAAGGAGGGCGCTTGAAGTCTAGGATCTTGGTAGATGGTACCGGAGGGCAACAGTTTGTTTCATTCGCACCGGCGGGCAAGTCTGCTCTGCCACATTTGGAGATATCAGGAGCAGACACTGGCGCAGCGAAGGCAAATGGATCACTGAGACTTGTTGCCCCATACAGGCCTCCGAGACCAATAAGTAAATCTCTTCTAGTGGTAGGGTTTTGCGAATCATCATTGGTGGCTCTGCAGGAAACTCTAGGGGTATAACGGTGGTTTCTCTTCTTGATCAAGGAAAGTTGGGATGTTTTAGGGAATGAAGGGAAGAAAGTGGAGGTAGAGATGGTGGTTGGCGTGGTGGTGGAAGGAGAGATAGAAGCCATGTTTTGTTTTACGAGTATGTTAATGATAAAAACTGAATACCTTTTGCCACGGTTTTATAATGAAATggccaaaactttttttttcttttttctttctcttgcatcgacaaattaaaaaaaaaaaaaacgaagactTTTCCCAATCttaaataggaaaagaaaaaaagttctaAGTTGACAACTCGATATTTATCAAAACTGACCAATAGCATCGTGGGGAAGCGAGGTTTTCAGGCAGCAAAAGGTTTCGTGTAAAGACCAGATTACGAGGAAATTATCTTGTTTATGGTACGGCATGCGTTCACATGTTACAATCTGGAAGATTCAAGCCTAGCCAGCTAGCCAGCCATGCTCgagattttcaaagaaaaattgattttagaaGGGAGCGCGCATGTGCATAAAATGCTAAATGGGTTGGTTTACCGAATCAATTAATTACTTAgcaagaacacaattaaaatattggAAAATGCCTTGCAAGATGTAAGAGGGAAAACGACATTGGACAGGCTGCTAGAGATGGAAGATACATGCATCCATCTCCCTCTCTTGTGCATCTATCCGGAGAAACATGCagaaattattgataaatattatatatatatataaaaaaaactcgaaaaaACACGAGGTTTAACtgtgtttatatttatatgagcgaggaatttttattttttattatattaaaataaaattatataatatatatttataataaatcttaCACCATTTAAGAAAATTACCTAACTAtctaagaaatattaatttttttttctagtgttcCTTTATTGTACTGCGAAAACATTGCCCTCACAAGTCACAACCCCCCGACCTATTAATCATTATGAGCAACAGAACAGAAAAATAAATCCCGAAGGTGAAGATTACTGTTTCTCTTTCTGAATTAAACATGAATCTGAAACACCAATATTCAAGGATGGGGAGGTTAACGAATGAGCTACACGACTGATAAaagtctggaaaaaaaaattaattctaaaagaTAT
This is a stretch of genomic DNA from Populus alba chromosome 11, ASM523922v2, whole genome shotgun sequence. It encodes these proteins:
- the LOC118031686 gene encoding polyphenol oxidase, chloroplastic translates to MASISPSTTTPTTISTSTFFPSFPKTSQLSLIKKRNHRYTPRVSCRATNDDSQNPTTRRDLLIGLGGLYGATSLSDPFAFAAPVSAPDISKCGRADLPAGANETNCCPPVPSTKILDFKRPPSNAPLRVRPAAHLADKDYIAKYSKAIELMKALPEDDPRSFMQQADVHCAYCNGAYDQVGLPNLEIQVHNSWLFYPFHRYYLYFYEKILGKLIDDPTFALPFWNWDSPGGMLLPAMYADPNSPLYDSLRNKNHQPPTLLDLDWSGTDTPTSNREQISSNLTIMYRQMVSNGKTARLFFGGAYRAGDEPGPEPGPIENIPHGPVHIWTGDNTQPNSEDMGNFYSAARDPIFFCHHSNVDRMWSVWKTLGGRRTDLTDPDWLNASFFFYDENANPVRVKVRDCLDTRNLGYVYQDVEIPWLQSRPTPRRSAKKVASNIFGHEKEALAAEKKKNALTPITAFPLVLNKVISVKVARPKQSRSKKEKEDEEELLVIQGLEFDKTKALKFDVYINDEDDSLSAPDKTEFAGSFVNVPHKHKHGKKMSTCFRLALTDLLEDLDVEGDDSLIVTLVPRYGKGLAKIGGIKIEFDRD